One Rubritalea squalenifaciens DSM 18772 genomic region harbors:
- a CDS encoding L,D-transpeptidase family protein, whose protein sequence is MLPRRLFAICGLALTSLLFLPLSSCTNIPDSRSKMVVSVKDQTMVLTQDGQPVKAYKVSTSKYGLGDIHRSCRTPLGKMQVVRKIGGGAPSGAVFKSRRRTGEVIRPNAPGRDPIVTRIMWLKGLERCNRHAYERYIYIHGTPEERNIGRPVSYGCIRMTSSDVIDLYSRIGVGAQVEVVRGSLSSTREGREYAKAIDRQREAQEAAVKGAADVPAKSEHATVALEDDPDEA, encoded by the coding sequence ATGTTACCAAGACGCCTGTTCGCAATTTGCGGGCTCGCCCTCACGAGCCTGTTGTTCCTCCCACTGTCGAGCTGTACCAATATCCCGGACAGCCGTAGTAAAATGGTGGTTAGTGTAAAAGATCAGACAATGGTGCTGACTCAGGATGGTCAGCCTGTAAAGGCCTACAAGGTGTCGACATCCAAGTATGGTTTGGGTGATATTCACCGCAGCTGCCGTACGCCGCTGGGTAAAATGCAAGTGGTGCGCAAGATTGGTGGAGGTGCTCCATCGGGTGCCGTGTTCAAATCTCGCCGTCGTACTGGTGAGGTGATCAGGCCAAACGCTCCTGGGAGAGATCCCATTGTTACCCGCATCATGTGGTTGAAAGGCTTGGAGAGATGTAATCGCCATGCCTATGAGCGTTACATTTACATTCACGGTACTCCTGAGGAAAGGAATATTGGCAGGCCGGTCAGCTACGGATGTATTCGTATGACCTCGTCGGATGTCATTGATCTCTACAGTCGCATTGGGGTTGGGGCTCAGGTGGAGGTGGTACGCGGTAGTTTGAGTTCGACTCGTGAAGGTCGTGAGTACGCCAAGGCGATTGACCGTCAACGCGAAGCTCAGGAGGCTGCTGTAAAGGGAGCCGCAGATGTGCCTGCGAAGTCCGAGCATGCTACAGTGGCTCTGGAGGATGATCCTGACGAAGCTTAA
- the secG gene encoding preprotein translocase subunit SecG: MILAETTTWITVTTNVLLVIDVMVCLLLCLVVLMQRPKQEGLGAAFGGGMTDQAFGARTTDVLQKGTVYLGSAFFVITFILSILTSAPTYADQKIQKDKEEAAKVEEEKQKVLANKETQDEVNAGIEAAEEATPAEPAASETPAEPAPAEDAQPAAEETPAEGASAAETPSSEEPAPQEEPKKDGE, encoded by the coding sequence ATGATTCTCGCAGAAACAACAACTTGGATTACGGTTACCACAAACGTCCTTCTCGTGATTGACGTAATGGTCTGTCTGCTGCTTTGCCTCGTAGTGCTGATGCAGCGTCCTAAGCAGGAAGGTCTCGGAGCCGCTTTTGGTGGTGGTATGACCGATCAGGCTTTTGGTGCCCGTACGACTGACGTGCTGCAAAAAGGTACGGTGTACCTCGGATCCGCATTTTTCGTAATTACTTTCATTCTCTCCATCCTGACAAGTGCCCCAACCTACGCTGATCAAAAGATTCAGAAGGACAAAGAGGAGGCCGCCAAAGTTGAGGAAGAAAAGCAAAAGGTACTAGCTAACAAAGAGACTCAAGACGAAGTCAACGCCGGTATCGAAGCTGCAGAAGAGGCTACACCAGCTGAGCCTGCAGCTAGTGAGACACCAGCAGAGCCAGCTCCAGCCGAAGACGCCCAGCCTGCCGCTGAGGAGACACCAGCTGAAGGCGCTAGCGCCGCAGAGACACCATCCTCTGAGGAGCCTGCTCCACAAGAAGAGCCAAAGAAAGACGGCGAATAA
- a CDS encoding aspartate 1-decarboxylase: MFRILLKSKIHRAMCTMADVEYEGSIEIPSDLMDAAGIIGGEKVLVTSATAGGRLETYAQPGEPGTGKIIMNGGAAHVIKAGERITIMAFALSQEPVEAKKIVCNDKNEIIRKGK; encoded by the coding sequence ATGTTTCGCATATTACTGAAGTCGAAGATTCACCGTGCAATGTGCACGATGGCAGATGTTGAGTATGAAGGAAGTATCGAGATTCCTTCAGACCTCATGGATGCTGCGGGTATCATTGGTGGGGAAAAAGTCCTGGTGACATCTGCGACTGCTGGCGGACGCCTTGAGACCTATGCCCAGCCTGGTGAACCTGGTACGGGTAAAATCATCATGAACGGCGGCGCAGCTCACGTGATCAAAGCTGGTGAGCGTATCACCATCATGGCTTTTGCGCTCTCTCAGGAGCCTGTCGAGGCCAAGAAAATTGTCTGCAACGACAAGAATGAAATTATCCGTAAAGGAAAGTAA
- a CDS encoding acyltransferase family protein: MTDQAPPPASLMKRFLSLFGRTTSSGRYVPEIDGLRCLAIVLVVLFHCHYFFLDGSEKMNAADALDNRGLHLINFIIAKGWFGVQIFFVISGMVLALPYASHYLTGSRKPQLKRYFRRRLIRIEAPYLLTLTLFFLYYTLMNGGDYFINNLPHYGAGLIYAHTLFYDGALNPVLTVSWTLEIEVQFYLLAPLLCSLFAIKPAIIRRLCFMALALVSSYFSGWCNALYSSGFWGHSLIGQFSYFIIGLLLADLYISYWQDTTSAYAKIWDAVGLLVWPLAFILIEYSPWIEWKPFALLVGFTAVLRGHYLRKLFSIPWITAIGAMCYTIYLFHSFLFYQLVRPHIIDRLIPITPGEWPFNYLTMFILGGITIAFCSIIFLVIEKPFAQGRLFKKNRNNS; the protein is encoded by the coding sequence GTGACTGACCAAGCTCCACCACCAGCATCTCTGATGAAGCGCTTTCTCTCCCTCTTCGGGAGAACTACGTCCTCCGGACGCTATGTGCCAGAGATCGACGGATTGCGCTGTCTCGCCATCGTGCTCGTCGTTCTTTTCCACTGCCACTACTTCTTCCTGGATGGCTCTGAGAAGATGAATGCCGCGGATGCGCTGGATAACCGGGGGCTGCACCTCATCAATTTCATCATCGCGAAAGGTTGGTTTGGCGTGCAGATATTCTTTGTGATATCCGGCATGGTTCTCGCCCTCCCCTATGCTTCCCACTATCTCACGGGAAGCCGCAAGCCCCAACTCAAGCGATACTTCCGCAGGCGCCTGATTCGCATCGAGGCTCCCTATCTACTTACTCTCACTCTCTTCTTTCTCTACTACACGCTGATGAATGGTGGAGATTATTTTATCAACAACCTCCCTCATTACGGTGCAGGATTAATCTATGCACACACCTTGTTCTATGATGGGGCGCTGAACCCAGTACTGACCGTTTCTTGGACATTGGAAATTGAGGTTCAATTCTACCTCTTGGCCCCACTGCTCTGCTCGCTTTTTGCCATCAAACCAGCCATCATCCGCCGTCTTTGTTTCATGGCTCTCGCCCTCGTCTCCTCGTATTTCTCGGGCTGGTGCAATGCCCTGTATTCTTCTGGATTCTGGGGCCACAGTCTGATTGGCCAATTCAGCTATTTCATCATCGGCCTTCTGTTGGCTGATCTCTACATCTCGTATTGGCAAGACACCACCTCAGCTTATGCGAAGATATGGGACGCGGTAGGACTCTTGGTGTGGCCTCTCGCATTCATCCTCATTGAGTATTCCCCATGGATCGAGTGGAAGCCTTTTGCCCTACTTGTCGGCTTCACCGCAGTACTTCGAGGCCACTATCTACGCAAACTTTTCTCGATCCCCTGGATCACGGCTATCGGAGCTATGTGCTACACGATCTACCTCTTCCACAGCTTCCTCTTCTACCAACTGGTTCGACCTCACATCATCGACCGCCTGATTCCCATCACTCCAGGTGAATGGCCATTCAATTACCTCACGATGTTTATCTTGGGAGGCATTACCATCGCTTTTTGTAGCATTATTTTTCTGGTTATCGAAAAACCCTTCGCCCAAGGAAGGCTCTTCAAGAAGAACAGGAACAACTCGTAA
- the rpsT gene encoding 30S ribosomal protein S20 produces MANTKSALKRVRQNEKRNRINTALKSRVKSLRKRSIEAAERGEKEASQKAYSQFSSAVDKCAKKKIIHSNKAANLKSKTAKAIVAATA; encoded by the coding sequence ATGGCTAATACTAAATCAGCACTCAAGCGCGTACGCCAGAACGAGAAGCGTAACCGTATCAACACAGCCCTTAAGAGCCGTGTTAAGTCCCTCCGTAAGCGTTCCATCGAAGCTGCGGAAAGAGGAGAGAAAGAAGCTTCTCAGAAGGCTTACTCCCAGTTTTCTTCCGCTGTAGACAAGTGCGCGAAGAAGAAGATCATTCATTCGAACAAGGCTGCAAACCTCAAGAGCAAGACCGCGAAAGCTATCGTGGCTGCTACTGCTTAA
- a CDS encoding cellulose synthase family protein, whose translation MYLKHSKDVPQPRKHFEELPIITVQLPVFNEMHVVERLLEKVSQLDYPKDKLHIQLLDDSTDETTEICAREIKKLQDKGFDADYIHRTDRTGFKAGALENGMKYAKGEYLFILDADFVPNPDVLQKTIHYFADEKIGMIQTRWGHLNRNYNMLTRIQAMFLDGHLELEQTARNRSGRFFTFNGTGGMWRKSCIQDAGGWEHDTLTEDMDLSYRAQLKGWRFIFLKEVETPAELPVDMDGFKSQQHRWTKGSIQCCKKCLLNIWRSDYPLNVKLEATAHLTSNFAYLALILLCFLIYPKEEFRPQWELLQNYPWIEHFLNIPIFFFGSVSVALFYLVAQKALRPGQWYKEIFYLPCLLALGIGMSVNNAKAVLEAIFNHQTGFVRTPKYGIDKDKKDKKQASSSRYKAIKSLTPFLELAFAFFFSVVVISNIIDEKWLTAVLLSPFPVGFFYTSLPSLMRMLPSRGKNEADAIVDEGK comes from the coding sequence TTGTATCTGAAGCACTCCAAAGACGTCCCTCAGCCAAGGAAGCATTTCGAGGAGCTGCCCATCATTACGGTCCAGTTACCTGTCTTCAATGAAATGCACGTGGTTGAGCGCTTGCTGGAGAAGGTGTCCCAGCTGGACTACCCCAAGGATAAGCTTCACATTCAGTTGCTGGATGACTCTACTGATGAAACGACCGAGATTTGCGCTCGCGAGATCAAAAAGCTTCAAGATAAGGGCTTTGATGCCGATTATATCCACCGTACAGACCGTACTGGCTTCAAGGCGGGTGCTCTGGAGAACGGCATGAAATATGCCAAGGGCGAGTACCTTTTCATTTTGGACGCAGACTTCGTGCCGAATCCTGATGTACTGCAGAAGACCATTCATTACTTTGCGGACGAAAAGATCGGCATGATCCAGACCCGCTGGGGTCACTTGAACCGCAACTACAACATGCTCACTCGAATCCAGGCGATGTTCCTTGATGGTCACTTGGAGCTTGAGCAGACTGCCCGCAACCGTTCCGGCCGTTTCTTTACCTTCAATGGTACTGGCGGTATGTGGCGTAAGTCCTGTATCCAGGATGCTGGCGGTTGGGAGCATGATACGCTCACTGAAGACATGGACCTCAGCTACCGTGCGCAGCTCAAGGGGTGGAGATTCATCTTCCTTAAGGAAGTGGAAACTCCTGCTGAGCTTCCTGTGGACATGGATGGTTTCAAGAGTCAGCAGCACCGCTGGACCAAGGGCTCTATCCAGTGCTGTAAGAAGTGTCTGCTTAACATCTGGAGGAGCGATTATCCTCTTAATGTGAAATTGGAGGCCACCGCTCACCTGACATCCAATTTCGCCTACCTTGCACTGATTCTTCTCTGCTTCCTCATTTATCCTAAGGAAGAATTCAGACCGCAGTGGGAATTGCTTCAAAACTACCCTTGGATTGAGCATTTCCTGAATATCCCGATTTTCTTCTTTGGCTCCGTATCCGTGGCTCTTTTCTACTTGGTTGCTCAAAAGGCGCTTCGCCCAGGTCAGTGGTATAAGGAAATTTTCTATCTGCCATGCTTGCTGGCTCTTGGGATTGGTATGTCAGTTAACAATGCTAAAGCGGTTCTCGAGGCGATCTTTAATCACCAGACAGGATTTGTGCGTACACCTAAGTACGGTATTGATAAGGACAAGAAGGATAAAAAGCAGGCGAGCAGCAGTCGCTACAAGGCGATCAAATCGCTCACACCTTTTCTTGAGCTTGCCTTCGCATTCTTCTTTAGTGTTGTGGTGATTTCTAATATAATCGACGAGAAGTGGCTGACAGCAGTTCTACTCAGTCCGTTCCCTGTTGGTTTCTTCTACACATCATTACCTTCGCTGATGCGCATGTTGCCTAGTCGCGGAAAGAATGAGGCAGATGCCATCGTAGATGAGGGTAAGTAA
- a CDS encoding alpha/beta fold hydrolase, with the protein MNPEYLYTEIDGHLMHRIIMHPNPGTPLRAACIFNHGQGDYGERYLDVLHPFTERGIRCIVTDLLGHGRSPGKRGHTGSIPHMDAVIRSNIEATDGLPYGIAGHSMGGLLTLRHLTLALQDKLQRPEFCWVNAPLLRPGNKHSDTFISFVGKLSQMIPRFTIHTGVTPDMCRHGEEPKGKMPKDPAQLGHQRVSLGWGIDLLKMEEHVHTYLPNFTDDLPFLFTQGGSDEVCPAAFARKFFDQLKLSNRHYHEFADMRHETFAEPNRDRLFQTLAKWIDAIALPELHSIA; encoded by the coding sequence ATGAACCCTGAGTACCTGTATACGGAAATAGATGGTCACCTGATGCACAGGATCATCATGCATCCGAATCCGGGTACTCCCCTGCGGGCTGCCTGCATCTTCAACCATGGTCAAGGCGACTATGGTGAGCGTTATCTTGATGTCCTCCATCCATTCACGGAAAGAGGCATACGCTGCATTGTAACCGACCTACTGGGACATGGACGCAGCCCCGGAAAGCGGGGACACACGGGCAGCATCCCCCACATGGATGCTGTGATCCGCTCAAATATAGAAGCCACTGATGGTCTCCCCTATGGCATAGCAGGCCACTCCATGGGGGGACTACTCACCCTGAGGCATCTCACCCTCGCCCTGCAGGACAAGCTGCAGAGACCTGAATTCTGCTGGGTAAACGCGCCATTGCTACGGCCTGGCAACAAGCATTCAGATACCTTCATCAGTTTTGTCGGCAAACTATCTCAGATGATTCCCCGTTTCACGATTCATACGGGAGTCACTCCAGACATGTGCCGACACGGTGAGGAACCTAAAGGCAAGATGCCCAAGGATCCAGCCCAACTCGGCCACCAGCGAGTCTCGCTCGGTTGGGGAATAGATCTCCTCAAGATGGAAGAGCATGTGCACACCTATCTACCCAATTTTACAGATGACCTCCCTTTTCTTTTCACCCAAGGAGGGAGTGATGAAGTCTGCCCCGCTGCCTTTGCCAGGAAGTTTTTCGATCAACTCAAGCTAAGCAATCGCCACTATCACGAGTTTGCAGACATGAGACACGAAACCTTCGCTGAACCGAACCGTGACCGTCTATTTCAGACTCTGGCCAAATGGATAGACGCTATCGCTCTGCCAGAGCTTCACTCAATCGCCTAA
- a CDS encoding transglutaminase family protein, whose product MVTEEQLPYLLKLLDDEEPAIQSALQHEFAETNGDLSHEIAALAIDLPVRDRMKLSHLLLPGRRETLEHEWQVPHGGADALAEDWDTFESLLRLVSDFLHDGVTLRPSLPDMIDMLAMEAADEIENLSANQLRLWMFESGKFIGNRENYYIPQNNDLCWVADTGFGSPISLATLFILVAHRLELEVSGCNYPGHFLARIHIDGKALLVDCFHRGRLIPVHELLSNNKNISQTAKIAILTECHLGHMLSRILRNLEHSFRKDKQMGEALLFRKLHDSLQ is encoded by the coding sequence ATGGTTACGGAAGAACAGTTGCCATATCTGCTCAAGCTCCTTGATGACGAGGAGCCTGCAATACAGTCGGCACTTCAACATGAGTTCGCTGAGACTAACGGCGACCTCAGCCACGAAATCGCAGCACTCGCTATCGATCTGCCCGTTCGTGACCGTATGAAATTATCCCATCTCCTCCTACCCGGACGCCGGGAGACACTGGAGCATGAGTGGCAGGTTCCCCATGGTGGAGCCGATGCACTTGCCGAAGATTGGGATACTTTTGAATCCCTCCTCCGCCTAGTCTCTGACTTCCTTCACGATGGAGTCACTCTCAGACCCTCATTGCCGGACATGATCGACATGCTCGCCATGGAGGCCGCCGATGAAATTGAAAATCTCTCAGCTAATCAGCTCAGACTATGGATGTTTGAATCCGGTAAATTCATCGGCAACCGGGAGAATTATTACATCCCGCAGAACAATGACCTGTGCTGGGTAGCTGATACAGGCTTTGGGAGCCCGATCAGCCTGGCCACACTGTTCATCCTGGTAGCCCACCGTCTGGAATTAGAAGTCTCTGGTTGCAACTATCCAGGCCACTTCCTGGCCCGAATCCACATCGATGGCAAGGCCCTGCTCGTGGACTGCTTCCATCGCGGCAGACTGATCCCAGTGCATGAACTGCTGAGCAACAACAAGAACATTTCACAGACAGCTAAAATAGCGATCCTGACTGAATGCCACCTTGGCCATATGCTCAGCCGTATTCTGCGCAATCTGGAACACTCCTTCCGCAAGGACAAACAAATGGGGGAAGCCCTCCTGTTCAGGAAGCTCCATGACAGCCTCCAATAG
- a CDS encoding retropepsin-like aspartic protease has protein sequence MKRITKLVRLGLATIALSSPVLADDDINYRQFTSSDGKTISAVVVDKDDESVTLLLENGKRAKVPNDRLSADDQEYVKGWNKAKAIFLQQCRGLTIGELLTLRGYEGIPIKFMGNSMLIKAELNGKPAKFILDTGAGTSLIHTGTCERTGCALGPFDQKVYGVSGEAPAAWSDVDEIKIGESVFKNRKILATDMLRDKPKGSPLRDDGLFGADFLSQLDAVISYRERKVFIRPDKSDESTLNGESDEEALTFRIFKTKRNQAYRGNIVKKTASVVTIKLHQQDKEVQVPISQLSEDDALYTINWSEAKAMFLRHCRSLTIRELLELREYQDFEYDRKGNHIFVDGKLNQKDVTWMIDTGADNSLLHIDAAKEAGVEVGPMDKKVYGVGGEAPAAACSVESVELGKAIFRKRKVLATDLDRFDQNISYVGLFGADFMRECNAVITYSEKRIFLKQN, from the coding sequence ATGAAAAGAATTACTAAACTTGTACGCCTGGGTCTGGCTACTATTGCCTTGTCCTCACCAGTGTTGGCGGACGATGATATTAACTACAGGCAGTTTACCTCATCAGATGGCAAAACAATCAGTGCAGTCGTAGTGGATAAAGATGATGAGTCTGTGACTTTGCTCTTGGAGAATGGCAAGCGTGCCAAAGTCCCTAATGACCGGCTCAGCGCGGATGACCAGGAATATGTCAAAGGCTGGAACAAGGCCAAAGCAATCTTCCTGCAGCAATGCCGTGGTTTGACCATTGGTGAGCTTCTCACTCTGAGGGGCTATGAAGGCATCCCAATCAAGTTCATGGGGAATTCAATGCTGATCAAGGCTGAGCTGAATGGAAAGCCTGCCAAGTTTATCTTGGACACAGGAGCAGGCACGAGTCTGATCCATACGGGGACGTGCGAACGTACTGGTTGTGCATTGGGGCCATTTGACCAAAAGGTCTATGGTGTATCCGGTGAAGCCCCGGCTGCATGGTCAGACGTGGATGAAATCAAGATTGGTGAGTCTGTGTTTAAGAATCGCAAGATTCTGGCCACAGATATGCTGCGTGATAAGCCCAAGGGGTCACCTCTTAGAGATGACGGCCTGTTTGGAGCTGACTTTCTTTCTCAGCTAGATGCTGTTATCTCCTACCGTGAGCGCAAGGTTTTCATACGTCCAGATAAGTCCGATGAGAGTACACTCAATGGTGAATCTGATGAGGAAGCTCTGACTTTCCGGATTTTTAAGACCAAACGAAATCAGGCGTACCGCGGTAACATCGTGAAGAAGACGGCGTCTGTAGTGACCATCAAGCTGCACCAGCAGGATAAAGAAGTCCAGGTGCCTATCTCCCAGCTGTCTGAGGATGATGCTCTGTATACGATTAACTGGTCCGAGGCGAAGGCGATGTTCTTGAGGCACTGCCGTAGTCTTACGATTAGAGAATTGCTTGAGCTGAGAGAGTATCAGGATTTCGAGTACGACCGTAAGGGGAACCACATCTTTGTGGATGGAAAGCTAAACCAAAAGGATGTGACCTGGATGATCGATACAGGAGCGGACAATTCCCTGCTGCACATTGATGCCGCCAAAGAGGCTGGTGTTGAAGTTGGCCCTATGGACAAGAAGGTCTACGGGGTTGGGGGCGAGGCTCCTGCTGCAGCCTGCAGTGTGGAGTCAGTCGAACTTGGCAAGGCTATCTTCCGTAAACGCAAAGTCTTGGCGACAGATCTGGACCGTTTTGATCAGAATATCTCCTATGTCGGTCTCTTTGGGGCTGACTTCATGAGGGAGTGTAATGCGGTGATCACCTACAGTGAGAAACGTATTTTCCTGAAGCAGAACTGA
- a CDS encoding rhomboid family intramembrane serine protease codes for MQDSQDAPVWAQSESFPAKPDTGVFGFVDVKGNASPCENLDDLSKAIESSKLGIEYVWTPEHVHLLVPEELDELRPVLVKRQQSWARQDIQDGQRMTVLFGAVLVWAGYSAFTNGHGHWRAVWENPTLGISAILLLIFGLIPWYEGWKVLRKKPGSDPEYWSKEIGEARFDSWISRQKAPVCYGLLAIMLLTGVVQYFIEGGLTWGGKSLRGAGLLKGENIEWWRYFTAPLLHGHLVHWVMNFAALKYLARRAEVLSGWPHVVIVFLLSSLVGGVASATFLPEAPSVGASGGILGILGFLLVFETLHFKLVPRTSRRRLLAGVGLVALMGILGFSFVDNAAHAGGLFAGMVYAGLVFPPTKSPDRPRVLLRDKLVGLLAAAILVASAALCILKISA; via the coding sequence GTGCAAGATTCACAAGACGCACCGGTTTGGGCGCAGTCGGAATCCTTTCCGGCAAAGCCTGATACCGGTGTTTTTGGTTTTGTGGATGTGAAGGGCAATGCGTCCCCTTGTGAGAATCTGGATGATCTGAGCAAGGCTATCGAGAGCTCCAAGCTAGGGATTGAATATGTCTGGACTCCTGAGCATGTTCATCTTTTGGTGCCAGAGGAGCTAGATGAGCTGCGCCCGGTTTTGGTGAAACGCCAGCAAAGCTGGGCCAGACAAGATATCCAGGATGGCCAGCGTATGACTGTCCTGTTTGGGGCGGTGCTTGTATGGGCGGGCTATTCCGCGTTCACGAATGGTCATGGACACTGGAGGGCTGTTTGGGAAAACCCGACTCTAGGAATCAGTGCCATTCTTTTACTAATCTTTGGCCTTATCCCTTGGTATGAGGGCTGGAAAGTTTTGCGTAAAAAGCCGGGTTCGGATCCCGAGTACTGGAGCAAAGAGATTGGAGAAGCTCGTTTCGATAGCTGGATTAGCCGTCAAAAAGCTCCCGTATGTTATGGCTTGCTAGCCATCATGCTGCTGACAGGTGTCGTGCAGTACTTTATTGAGGGCGGTTTGACTTGGGGTGGAAAATCGCTGCGTGGTGCCGGATTACTTAAGGGGGAGAATATCGAGTGGTGGCGTTACTTCACCGCACCGTTGTTGCACGGGCATCTGGTGCACTGGGTGATGAATTTTGCGGCGCTTAAATATCTGGCGCGTCGGGCAGAAGTTCTCTCTGGCTGGCCACATGTGGTGATTGTTTTCTTGCTGTCTTCCTTGGTAGGTGGAGTGGCGTCGGCTACCTTCTTGCCAGAAGCTCCCAGCGTTGGCGCCTCAGGTGGTATTCTGGGGATACTGGGCTTCTTGTTGGTCTTTGAGACATTGCATTTCAAACTGGTGCCTCGTACATCCCGTCGTCGCTTGCTCGCTGGTGTGGGCTTGGTTGCACTGATGGGGATCTTGGGCTTTAGCTTCGTAGATAATGCTGCTCATGCGGGCGGTTTGTTTGCCGGCATGGTTTATGCTGGCTTGGTGTTTCCGCCCACAAAATCTCCTGACCGTCCGCGAGTACTATTACGCGATAAGCTTGTCGGGTTGCTAGCTGCGGCTATCCTCGTAGCCTCAGCAGCGCTTTGTATCCTAAAAATCAGCGCTTAG
- the pdxA gene encoding 4-hydroxythreonine-4-phosphate dehydrogenase PdxA, translated as MSAKRIGITLGDQAGIGPEIVDAALKAGEWPADVQFEIIGKRIQATPGEPTWETAKAALEALEEGASKLQNGEIDAIVTAPVAKEGLHTVGFEFPGQTEFFADRLGTENYAMCLAGEHLTVALVTIHVSLAEVPQLLTEREIIRVGKLLEEFCLRKGVEQPRIAVCGLNPHAGENGAFGLEDLEIVTPAIKKLNEGHKVPVFTGPHSADTIFRPAANGEYDAVLCMYHDQGLIPLKLLDFDTGVNTTLGLPRPRTSPDHGTAFQIAGQGVASHSSMLHAIKLAVELA; from the coding sequence ATGTCCGCTAAACGCATCGGCATTACGCTGGGTGACCAAGCCGGTATCGGCCCGGAGATCGTGGATGCTGCACTGAAAGCCGGTGAATGGCCGGCCGATGTCCAGTTTGAGATCATCGGCAAGCGTATTCAGGCGACCCCTGGTGAGCCCACTTGGGAAACGGCTAAGGCTGCTCTAGAGGCTTTGGAGGAGGGGGCAAGTAAGCTCCAAAATGGAGAAATCGATGCGATTGTCACTGCGCCTGTAGCTAAGGAGGGCTTGCATACGGTGGGCTTTGAGTTTCCGGGGCAGACGGAATTTTTTGCAGACCGCTTGGGGACGGAAAACTACGCCATGTGTCTCGCTGGTGAGCATTTGACTGTAGCTCTGGTGACGATCCACGTATCGCTGGCCGAGGTGCCGCAGCTCCTGACGGAGAGAGAGATTATCAGGGTAGGGAAGCTACTTGAGGAGTTTTGCCTTAGAAAGGGAGTGGAGCAGCCTCGAATCGCTGTGTGTGGACTGAATCCTCATGCGGGAGAGAATGGCGCCTTTGGGCTTGAGGATCTCGAAATAGTAACACCTGCTATCAAGAAGCTCAACGAAGGCCATAAGGTGCCAGTATTTACGGGACCGCACTCAGCGGATACCATTTTTCGCCCGGCCGCCAATGGGGAATATGATGCGGTTCTTTGTATGTACCACGATCAAGGTTTGATCCCGCTTAAACTATTGGATTTTGATACAGGTGTGAATACGACTTTGGGGCTACCGAGGCCTCGTACCAGTCCGGATCATGGGACTGCCTTTCAGATTGCAGGTCAGGGAGTTGCGAGTCATTCCTCGATGCTGCATGCGATTAAGCTAGCAGTGGAGCTGGCTTGA
- a CDS encoding GNAT family N-acetyltransferase: protein MPVHDLRDYPHHLDTLASWHQKEWAHLNPGQTLEQRIFKMQDYLKPDFIPSTFIYLRDGKLCGSAAIIESDMDTHTELRPWLASVYVSPNERRQGIGRILVESVMERARHNDISTLYLYTPDQANFYRKLGWRAIADESYHDTPVTTMSVRLV from the coding sequence ATGCCTGTTCACGACCTCAGAGACTACCCGCATCATTTGGATACCCTAGCCAGCTGGCATCAGAAAGAGTGGGCTCACCTGAACCCTGGACAGACACTCGAACAGCGTATCTTCAAGATGCAAGACTACCTGAAGCCGGATTTCATTCCCTCTACATTCATCTACCTGAGGGATGGGAAGCTCTGCGGTTCCGCAGCGATCATCGAATCAGATATGGACACTCACACCGAGCTCCGGCCTTGGCTCGCCAGTGTCTATGTTTCCCCAAATGAAAGACGTCAGGGGATCGGCCGAATTCTGGTGGAGTCAGTGATGGAGAGAGCCCGGCACAACGACATAAGCACCCTCTACCTCTACACCCCTGACCAAGCCAATTTCTATCGGAAGCTGGGGTGGCGCGCCATTGCGGATGAGAGCTACCACGATACACCCGTTACAACCATGTCTGTCAGGCTAGTTTAA